The Streptomyces kanamyceticus DNA segment CCGGTGATACTGCTCGCGAGCGACGGCTGGTCGAAGTTCTACTCGTTCAGCCGGGAGCGCAGTGTCGACTTCGGCTCCTTCTGGCTGATCCTCTCCCAGCGCATGGACTCACCGCTGACCACCGACACGGTCAACACCCTGGCGGTGGCCCTGATGCTCCTCGCCTGCCTGGGCATAGGAGCGCTCGGCCTCACCGCGCCGCGCCGCCCGCGCTTCGCCCAGCTCGCCTTCCTGGTGGTCGCCGCCTTCGTCCTCACCAACAAGGTCTACTCGCCGCAGTACGTCCTGTGGCTGATCCCGCTCGCCGCGCTGGCCAGGCCGCGCTGGCGCGACTTCCTGATCTGGCAGGCGTGCGAGGTCGCGTACTTCCTCGGGATCTGGCTGTACTTGGCGTACACGACGAGCGGCGACGCCCACAAGGGACTGCCGACCGAGGGCTACCAACTGGTCATCGTCGTCCACCTGCTGGGCACGCTGTACCTGTGCGCCGTGGTCGTACGGGACGTCCTCATGCCGGAGCGGGACGTGGTGCGGCAGGCCGGGGACGACGATCCCTCGGGGGGCGTTCTGGACGGCGCGGAGGACCGCTTCGTCCTGGGGCCCGCGCCCTACAGGACGCCGCCCGTGGCGCAGTCGACCGGGGCGCCTCCGGTGCGGTGGGGATCGGCGACCGAACTGCCTCGCTGAGCCATTCTCCTGAGCCGCTTCTCCTGACCCGCTCCTCCTGGGCTGTTCGCCAAGAGCGAACAGGGTTCCGGTGGAGCGAACAGGCGCCTGATACGTCGAAGGCCGGGCACGACGCGCGTCGTGCCCGGCCTTCGACGTACTGAACTCGGTCTCAGCGGTCGAGGATCCGGTCGAACTGCGTGGTGGTGTGCCGCAGATGGGCCACCAGCTCCTCGCCGACCTTCGGCTCCGGTGCGTCGGAGGGCACGAAGAGGATGGAGACCTGCATGTGCGGGGGCTCCGCGAACCAGCGCTGCTTGCCTCCCCAGACGAACGGCGAGAGGTTGCGGTTGACCGTGGCGAGGCCCGCGCGGGCCACGCCCTTGGCCCGCGGCATCATGCCGTGCAGGGCCTTCGGGGCCTCCAGGCCGACACCGTGCGAGGTGCCGCCCGCGACCACGACCAGCCAGCCGTCGGACGCGACCTTCTGCTGGCGGTAGCCGAAGCGGTCGCCCTTCGCGACGGCGGTGACGTCGAGGACGGCGCCGCGGTACTCGGTGGCCTCGTGGTCGCCGAGCCAGAGTTTCGTGCCGATGCGCGCGCGGAACCGGGTCTGCGGGAACTGCTGCTGCAGCCTGGCGAGTTCACCGGCCTTGAGGTGGCTGACGAACATCGTGTGCAGCGGCAGCCGCGCCGCGCGCAGCCGGTCCATCCAGCCGATGACCTCCTCGACGGCGTCCGAGCCGTCGGTGCGGTCCAGCGGCAGGTGGATCGCGAAGCCTTCGAGGCGTACGTCCTCGATGGCGGCGTGCAGCTGCGGGAGCTCCTGCTCGGTGATGCCGTGGCGCTTCATCGAGGACATGACCTCGATGACGACGCGGGCGCCCACGAGGCCGTGTACGCCGTCCAGCGACGACACGGAGCGGATGACGCGGTCGGGCAGCGGCACGGGCTCCTCGCCCCGTCGGAACGGGGTCAGGACCAGCAGGTCGCCGCTGAACCAGTCCTTGATCCTGGCGGCTTCGTACGTGGTGCCCACGGCGAGGACGTCGGAGCCGAAGCGCGTGGCTTCCTCGGCCAGGCGCTCATGACCGAAGCCGTAGCCGTTGCCCTTGCAGACCGGGACGATGCCCGGGAACTGCTCCAGCATGTGCTTCTGGTGTGCCCGCCAGCGCGCGGTGTCGACATAGAGCGTGAGCGCCATGGCTGGATCCCGGAACCTTTCTCGTGTCTGCGGTGTATCAGAGTTATGGAACGAAATTGTGCGGGATCAGCGGCGCGACATGTAGATGTCGAGCGCCTTGTGCAGCAGCTTGTTGAGCGGGAAGTCCCACTCGCCGATGTACTCGGCGGCCTCGCCGCCGGTGCCGACCTTGAACTGGATCAGACCGAAGAGGTGGTCGGTCTCGTCGAGGGAGTCGGAGATGCCGCGCAGGTCATAGACGGTGGCACCCATCGCGTACGCGTCGCGGAGCATCCGCCACTGCATCGCGTTCGAGGGCCTGACCTCGCGCCCGATGTTGTCCGAGGCCCCGTAGGAATACCAGACGTGGCCGCCGACGACGAGCATGGTCGCTGCCGACAGGTTCACGCCGTTGTGCCGCGCGAAGTACAGCCGCATGCGGTTGGGGTCCTCGGAGTTGAGGGCCCGCCACATCTGCTCGAAGTAGGCGAGCGGCCGCGGGCGGAACTTGTCGCGCACGGCGGTGATCTCGTACAGGCGCTGCCACTCGGCGAGGTCCTGGTAACCGCCCTGGACGACCTCGACACCGGCCTTCTCGGCCTTCTTGATGTTGCGCCGCCACAGCTGGTTGAAGCCCTTCTGGACCTCGTCGAGAGAGCGGTTGGCCAGCGGGACCTGGAAGACGTAGCGGGGCTGGACGTCACCGAAGCCGGCGCCGCCGTCCTCGCCCTGCTGCCAGCCCATGCGGCGCAGCCGGTCCGCTACCTCGAAGGCGCGCGGCTCGATGTGCGTCGCCTCGGTGTCGCGCAGCCGCTTCACGTCGGGGTTCTGGATGCCTGCCTTGATCGCCGGAGCGTCCCAGCGGCGGATCACGACGGGCGGCCCCATCTTCACGGAGAACGCGCCCTGCTGCTTGAGGTGCGCCAGCATCGGCTGCAGCCACTCGTCCAGGTTCGGGGCGTACCAGTTGATGACCGGACCCTCGGGGAGGTACGCGAGATACCGCTTCAGCTTGGGCAGTTGCCGGTAGAGCACCAGGCCCGCACCGACCAGCTGACCGGTCCTGTCGTCGAACCAACCCAGGTTCTCCGAGCGCCATTCGCTCTTCACGTCAGCCCATGCGGGGACCTGGCAATGACTCGCCGACGGCAGCGTCTGGATATATGCCAGATGCTGCTCGCGACTGATGGTCCTCAGGGTCAGACTCATATCGGGGCGCTCCTCGGGCTGGTGTGTCCCCATGGGTACAGGGGCTCCGGCTCTCGCGCGAAGCCTACTGCGCCCTGCGAGCGACCCGTCTGGGCGTACGGGACCTTGGCCCCCGGCTGGTTGTGCGACCGGGGTACCGGGAGTCCCTCAGCCGACGACTCCGCCGAAGAGTCCGCCGTGCGCCATGCCGAGGAAGAAGCCGACCGCCGATGCGCCGAGCCCCAGGATCAGCCCGAAGCGCTCACGGGTCGTCACGGAGATGAACTGGCCGTACGCGCCCGTGGCGATCCCGACCAGACCCGCCCACGAACTGAGCAGATGGAGGTTGTGGAACATCGCCGTCACGAAGGCGATCGCCCCGAGCACCAGGGTCACGCCGACCAGCGCGTCCTGGAAAGGGTGGGCCTTGCCGTCGGTGGCGAAGAGAGAGATGGCGGTGTTCGGTCGCATTGCCTGTGCCATGTGAGGCACCTCCTGCGTAAGGCGGCGCATCGTAGCGCCATAGACACCCGATGTGTACAGATTCTGCCCGTCCGGCGGCGGATTTCAACCGGAAGCACAGGTGCGGGTACTCTGTACCCTCTGCACCGGTGTCTGCCCAGACCACAGCAAGCGCCCCCGCTCGCGGGAGCCGATTGTCAGTGGCGGCCGATACCGTTGCGTACGCATCACGACCCTCCTGCCACGGAACGACCGTGGCCGCTGAGTCCAAAGGAGGTGGGTTCCACATGCGTCACTACGAAGTGATGGTCATCCTCGACCCCGATCTCGAGGAGCGCGCTGTCTCCCCGCTGATCGAGAACTTCCTCTCCGTCGTCCGTGAGGGCAACGGAAAGGTCGAGAAGGTCGACACCTGGGGCCGTCGTCGTCTGTCCTACGAGATCAAGAAGAAGCCCGAGGGCATCTACTCGGTCATCGACCTGCAGGCCGAGCCTGCGGTCGTCAAGGAGCTCGACCGACAGATGAACCTGAACGAGTCGGTCCTCCGGACCAAGGTCCTCCGTCCCGAGATGCACTGAGCTCTCTAGCTCAGTAGCACCCGGGAATCGAGTAGCAGCAACAAGCAGCCAGCAGCAAACCCGCCGAGAGGTTCCCCCATGGCAGGCGAGACCGTCATCACGGTCGTCGGCAATCTTGTCGACGACCCCGAGCTGCGCTTCACCCCCTCCGGTGCGGCGGTCGCGAAGTTCCGTGTCGCGT contains these protein-coding regions:
- a CDS encoding alanine racemase; this encodes MALTLYVDTARWRAHQKHMLEQFPGIVPVCKGNGYGFGHERLAEEATRFGSDVLAVGTTYEAARIKDWFSGDLLVLTPFRRGEEPVPLPDRVIRSVSSLDGVHGLVGARVVIEVMSSMKRHGITEQELPQLHAAIEDVRLEGFAIHLPLDRTDGSDAVEEVIGWMDRLRAARLPLHTMFVSHLKAGELARLQQQFPQTRFRARIGTKLWLGDHEATEYRGAVLDVTAVAKGDRFGYRQQKVASDGWLVVVAGGTSHGVGLEAPKALHGMMPRAKGVARAGLATVNRNLSPFVWGGKQRWFAEPPHMQVSILFVPSDAPEPKVGEELVAHLRHTTTQFDRILDR
- a CDS encoding lipid II:glycine glycyltransferase FemX, whose amino-acid sequence is MSLTLRTISREQHLAYIQTLPSASHCQVPAWADVKSEWRSENLGWFDDRTGQLVGAGLVLYRQLPKLKRYLAYLPEGPVINWYAPNLDEWLQPMLAHLKQQGAFSVKMGPPVVIRRWDAPAIKAGIQNPDVKRLRDTEATHIEPRAFEVADRLRRMGWQQGEDGGAGFGDVQPRYVFQVPLANRSLDEVQKGFNQLWRRNIKKAEKAGVEVVQGGYQDLAEWQRLYEITAVRDKFRPRPLAYFEQMWRALNSEDPNRMRLYFARHNGVNLSAATMLVVGGHVWYSYGASDNIGREVRPSNAMQWRMLRDAYAMGATVYDLRGISDSLDETDHLFGLIQFKVGTGGEAAEYIGEWDFPLNKLLHKALDIYMSRR
- the rpsF gene encoding 30S ribosomal protein S6; translated protein: MRHYEVMVILDPDLEERAVSPLIENFLSVVREGNGKVEKVDTWGRRRLSYEIKKKPEGIYSVIDLQAEPAVVKELDRQMNLNESVLRTKVLRPEMH